In Conger conger chromosome 12, fConCon1.1, whole genome shotgun sequence, one DNA window encodes the following:
- the stbd1 gene encoding uncharacterized protein stbd1 produces MTSEQSKPIALDERDVHLFFHMFGRYEPAVALGVIVMLSVWALFNILHRTIRGQRRKKDENALETEVRAVEKMTIEEQQHCHTKSTVSENLREEVSKAQDNSTGESGGVLSPPHNPDLCAGEHEFHDHASEDPESLKELASDTEVESNRHQHLCDNMESLLDNFDRDIETEKKVEFLYANLNSQPDLPSEKMSLSVMEKTRKNSHDYFDDSQRVSSQQNGLINSAGNISVFQKNTHGLDSSRSCREEQTCRITEINAMETTVKSHQEDYQHLREHCEHLSNFHYHGLLSSLHERESDRHRPPSDLPRLDAVGEVSESKTKTLKSGTSQPPEDNGEKTEINIMEATMDYNEWMNSSTAEMNKSIGWSGKIMNGTADVGIAEQCIQKLADYNLAKISITKESGTTCTLLDSDPAAVQPTTQTVAVSFCVHYITDSSFQLLAVTGNQQELGDWKEFVPLRRAKDGFWVSSVDLPADVHVEWKFVVVENGRIHRWEECSNRHLETGCENVIHLHKWWGCV; encoded by the exons ATGACCAGCGAGCAAAGTAAACCAATCGCTTTGGATGAGCGggatgttcatttgttttttcataTGTTTGGAAGGTACGAGCCAGCGGTGGCTTTGGGAGTTATTGTTATGTTGTCTGTGTGGGCTTTGTTCAACATCCTACACAGAACTATCAGGGGTCAAAGAAGGAAAAAGGACGAAAATGCCCTGGAGACAGAAGTGAGGGCAGTTGAGAAAATGACAATCGAAGAACAACAACATTGCCACACTAAGTCAACAG TTTCAGAGAACCTAAGGGAAGAAGTATCCAAAGCCCAAGACAATAGCACTGGGGAAAGTGGTGGTGTTCTTTCACCGCCACATAATCCTGATCTCTGTGCTGGGGAGCATGAGTTTCATGATCATGCATCTGAGGACCCAGAATCTCTTAAGGAACTTGCAAGCGACACAGAAGTAGAAAGCAATCGGCATCAACATCTTTGTGACAATATGGAGTCTCTTCTTGACAATTTTGATCGTGACATAGAGACAGAAAAGAAGGTTGAGTTCCTGTATGCCAACTTGAACAGCCAGCCAGACCTGCCCTCAGAGAAAATGAGCTTAAGCGTGATGGAAAAAACCCGTAAAAATAGCCACGACTATTTTGATGACAGTCAACGAGTCAGCAGTCAACAGAATGGTTTGATAAACAGTGCTGGTAACATTTCGGTGttccagaaaaacacacacggtCTGGACAGCAGCCGCAGCTGCCGAGAGGAGCAGACCTGTCGAATAACAGAGATAAATGCAATGGAGACAACTGTGAAGAGCCATCAAGAAGACTACCAACATCTGCGGGAACACTGTGAACATCTGAGCAACTTTCACTACCACGGGCTCCTCAGCAGCCTTCATGAGCGGGAGAGTGACCGCCACCGGCCGCCCAGCGATCTGCCCCGGCTGGATGCCGTTGGTGAGGTTTCGGAAAGTAAGACGAAGACCCTGAAAAGTGGTACGAGCCAGCCCCCGGAGGACAACGGCGAGAAGACCGAGATAAACATCATGGAAGCGACCATGGACTACAACGAGTGGATGAACAGCAGCACTGCGGAAATGAATAAGTCGATCGGTTGGTCCGGGAAAATTATGAATGGCACAGCTGATGTTGGCATTGCAGAGCAGTGCATCCAGAAGCTGGCTGACTATAACCTAGCAAAAATCAGCATCACAAAGGAATCCGGAACAACCTGCACCTTGTTGGACAGCGACCCAGCAGCTGTCCAGCCTACGACCCAGACCGTCGCAGTGAGCTTCTGTGTGCACTACATTACCGATTCCTCCTTTCAGCTCCTGGCTGTAACTGGGAACCAGCAGGAGCTGGGAGATTGGAAGGAGTTTGTCCCCCTCAGGAGGGCGAAGGATGGGTTCTGGGTCAGTTCCGTGGACCTCCCTGCTGATGTTCACGTGGAGTGGAAGTTTGTGGTGGTGGAGAATGGAAGGATCCATCGCTGGGAGGAGTGCAGTAACCGGCACCTGGAGACTGGCTGTGAAAATGTTATCCACCTTCACAagtggtggggttgtgtgtga